AGGGCTTTTTCGATCCGTTTCTTTATGGAATGGCGTCCAGGTCGTCGTGATAGCTTTTGCTCTTTTTGATTTTGTTTATTTACGTTACCAAATTTTTGCCGATGGAGAAGGGCCACTGTTTCCATATGTTTGGCCAGCGTTACTTCTCGCGGTGTTGAGTCTTTTCGTTGCAGGGATAAAAGCATATGACACGTCTTCCAAACAAGCGTTTACGCCAGCTTTATTCTTAATGGTTGTCGTTACGATGGTCGAATGGTTTCCTGCACTCAGAGAAAATCAAACAGACTGGCTGTTTCTCATGGTGTTTCCATTGTTTTTATGCAACGCATGGCAGCTCTTGATTTTACATAGACTCGTCACTCCACAAAAAGCGAACACAAAAGAATCCCCCTCTACGTAAAAGGGGGATTTGTCATATCGACAATG
This is a stretch of genomic DNA from Aureibacillus halotolerans. It encodes these proteins:
- a CDS encoding KinB-signaling pathway activation protein, coding for MNSRKWVYLFLTTLAIGMVTTVITGFLVDWENYKELFAQGNIGEILVVGLWLIGVGAIFSLISQMGFFAYLFIHRFGLGLFRSVSLWNGVQVVVIAFALFDFVYLRYQIFADGEGPLFPYVWPALLLAVLSLFVAGIKAYDTSSKQAFTPALFLMVVVTMVEWFPALRENQTDWLFLMVFPLFLCNAWQLLILHRLVTPQKANTKESPST